A region from the Terriglobales bacterium genome encodes:
- a CDS encoding VTT domain-containing protein yields MHFLKNIFLKYQKWLLALLAPLPGWLAVLVIATVDSMIPVIPLDPVVAGYVWKNPGMFWLYCLVASAGSAVGSLFPYWIGYEGEELLLEKRIPAATLARIRASFERHEVLALVLPAMMPPPTPFKAFVLFAGAAKLNVRDFLLAIFAGRMLRFLILSALTVVFGPKVYELVKAHGWLVLIVVLSAIALGALVWWLRKRRSPGPAVVGEGR; encoded by the coding sequence TTGCATTTCCTCAAGAACATCTTCCTGAAGTACCAGAAGTGGCTGCTGGCGCTGCTCGCGCCCCTGCCCGGCTGGCTGGCGGTGCTGGTGATCGCGACGGTGGACTCCATGATCCCGGTCATCCCGCTCGACCCGGTCGTGGCCGGATACGTGTGGAAGAACCCCGGCATGTTCTGGCTCTATTGTCTGGTGGCCTCGGCCGGCTCGGCGGTCGGCAGCCTGTTCCCTTACTGGATCGGCTACGAAGGCGAGGAACTGCTGCTCGAGAAGCGCATCCCGGCGGCGACGCTGGCGCGCATCCGGGCTTCGTTCGAGCGGCACGAAGTGCTCGCGCTCGTGCTGCCCGCGATGATGCCGCCACCCACGCCCTTCAAGGCCTTCGTGCTGTTCGCCGGCGCCGCCAAGCTGAACGTGCGCGACTTCCTGCTCGCCATCTTCGCCGGACGCATGCTGCGCTTCCTCATCCTCTCGGCGCTCACGGTCGTCTTCGGCCCGAAAGTCTACGAGCTCGTGAAAGCGCACGGCTGGCTGGTGCTGATCGTGGTGCTGAGCGCCATCGCGCTCGGCGCGCTCGTCTGGTGGCTGCGCAAGCGCCGCTCCCCCGGACCCGCCGTCGTCGGCGAAGGAAGATAG
- a CDS encoding DUF6580 family putative transport protein: MLAYVFVVFAVLFRFLIPVFGSKEVTGLMGFAPLTAALLYFGARQPRARMWAPLAMLIAGDVALNVWVYHLPLGADQVVSWAFYCALMLFGGVLRENQVPLRVGGVALSSSVAFFLVSNFAVWAVWAMYPKTLAGLSACYIAGLPFFRNALIGDLAWTAVFFGAPALAAQFGLQAERVRAK; this comes from the coding sequence ATGCTGGCATACGTCTTCGTCGTCTTCGCCGTCCTGTTCCGCTTCCTCATCCCGGTGTTCGGCTCGAAGGAGGTCACCGGGCTGATGGGCTTCGCCCCGCTGACGGCGGCGCTGCTGTACTTCGGCGCGCGCCAGCCGCGCGCGCGCATGTGGGCGCCCTTGGCGATGCTGATCGCCGGGGACGTGGCGCTGAACGTGTGGGTGTATCACCTGCCGCTGGGCGCGGACCAGGTGGTGAGCTGGGCGTTCTACTGCGCGCTCATGCTGTTTGGCGGCGTGCTGCGCGAGAACCAGGTCCCGCTACGCGTGGGCGGCGTGGCGCTGAGCAGTTCGGTGGCGTTCTTCCTGGTCAGCAACTTCGCGGTGTGGGCGGTGTGGGCGATGTATCCCAAGACGCTCGCCGGCTTGAGCGCGTGCTATATCGCGGGGCTGCCGTTCTTCCGCAACGCCCTGATCGGAGACCTGGCGTGGACGGCGGTGTTCTTCGGAGCGCCGGCGCTGGCAGCACAGTTCGGGCTGCAAGCGGAGAGGGTTCGCGCGAAGTAG
- the dtd gene encoding D-aminoacyl-tRNA deacylase, producing MRAVIQRVSRARVTVAGEVAGEIGRGLLVLLGVAKSDNEAAADYLAEKTAGLRVFEDADGKMNLDVAQAGGAALVVSQFTLYGDVRRGKRPSFDEAARPEDARRLYEHFVGKLRAAGLRVETGRFQEMMDVELVNDGPVTILLDSGKVF from the coding sequence ATGCGAGCCGTCATCCAACGAGTCTCTCGCGCACGCGTCACGGTCGCCGGCGAAGTCGCCGGCGAGATCGGGCGCGGGCTGCTGGTGCTGCTGGGCGTGGCGAAGTCCGACAACGAGGCGGCAGCGGACTATCTCGCCGAGAAGACGGCGGGGCTCCGCGTGTTCGAAGACGCGGACGGCAAGATGAACCTGGACGTGGCGCAGGCGGGCGGCGCGGCGCTGGTGGTCTCGCAGTTCACGCTCTACGGCGACGTGCGGCGCGGCAAGCGGCCGTCGTTCGACGAAGCCGCGCGGCCGGAAGACGCGCGCCGGCTCTACGAGCATTTCGTCGGGAAGCTGCGCGCCGCGGGCCTGCGCGTCGAGACCGGCAGGTTCCAGGAGATGATGGACGTGGAGCTGGTGAACGACGGGCCGGTGACGATCCTGCTGGACTCGGGAAAAGTCTTCTGA
- a CDS encoding amidohydrolase, with the protein MSPVRRSLFAFLLVVALAAFAAAQQQPSNPPAQTQQPEAPPPGQQQPAPAPTGEPAADSGTQAAPQKMAKPTGHNEVVIKGGTLLTVTHGRIANGQLYIKDGKIVAVGQTVQAPASAKVIDATGKWVTPGLIDAHSHIALDGDVNEATSPITPQMIMLDAFQYTDKGIYRALAGGTTTSLLLHGSANMIGGQAVVIKHKYGMDRDDLLFPGAPQSIKFASGENPKRVYGGRNQTPATRMGNFAVMRQAFQEAREYMREWDDYNAKTQKGDKDAKQPKRDLKLDALADILRGKLLVQIHCYRADEFLTEMAIAHEFGYKIRAFHHGLEVYKVADKVAADGVALATFSDWYGYKMEANDAIPWNAVISMRKGVRVAIKSDSDDLTRRLNQEAAKTMHYGGATEDEAMKMITLNPAWIIGVDDKVGSLDAGKDADVVIWDKYPLSSYATPEKVFIDGDLFFDKSLPGYGMPYYTEGK; encoded by the coding sequence ATGTCACCTGTCCGCAGGAGTCTGTTTGCCTTCCTGCTTGTCGTCGCGCTGGCCGCATTCGCGGCCGCGCAACAGCAGCCCTCGAATCCGCCGGCGCAAACGCAGCAGCCCGAGGCGCCGCCTCCCGGCCAGCAGCAGCCTGCGCCGGCGCCTACGGGCGAGCCCGCCGCCGACTCCGGCACGCAGGCCGCGCCGCAGAAGATGGCCAAGCCCACCGGCCACAACGAAGTCGTGATCAAGGGCGGCACGCTGCTCACGGTGACGCACGGCCGCATCGCGAACGGCCAGCTCTACATCAAGGACGGCAAGATCGTCGCGGTCGGCCAGACGGTGCAAGCGCCCGCCTCCGCCAAGGTCATCGACGCGACCGGCAAGTGGGTCACCCCCGGCCTGATCGACGCGCACTCGCACATCGCGCTCGACGGCGACGTGAACGAGGCCACCTCCCCTATCACCCCGCAGATGATCATGCTCGACGCCTTCCAGTACACCGACAAGGGCATCTACCGCGCGCTCGCCGGGGGCACCACCACGTCGCTGCTGCTGCACGGCTCCGCCAACATGATCGGCGGCCAGGCCGTCGTGATCAAGCACAAGTACGGCATGGACCGCGACGACCTGCTCTTCCCGGGCGCGCCGCAGTCCATCAAGTTCGCCTCCGGCGAGAACCCCAAGCGCGTCTACGGCGGCCGCAACCAGACGCCCGCCACCCGCATGGGCAACTTCGCCGTCATGCGCCAGGCCTTCCAGGAAGCGCGCGAGTACATGCGCGAGTGGGACGACTACAACGCCAAGACGCAGAAGGGCGACAAGGACGCCAAGCAGCCCAAGCGCGACCTCAAGCTCGACGCCCTCGCCGACATCCTGCGCGGCAAGCTGCTGGTCCAGATCCACTGCTATCGCGCCGACGAGTTCCTCACCGAGATGGCCATCGCGCACGAGTTCGGCTACAAGATCCGCGCCTTCCATCACGGGCTCGAGGTCTACAAGGTCGCCGACAAGGTGGCCGCCGACGGCGTGGCCCTCGCCACCTTCAGCGACTGGTACGGCTACAAGATGGAAGCCAACGACGCCATCCCGTGGAACGCCGTCATCTCCATGCGCAAGGGCGTGCGCGTCGCCATCAAGAGCGACTCCGACGACCTGACCCGCCGCCTCAACCAGGAAGCCGCCAAGACCATGCACTACGGCGGCGCCACCGAGGACGAGGCCATGAAGATGATCACGCTCAACCCGGCGTGGATCATCGGCGTCGACGACAAGGTCGGCTCCCTCGACGCCGGCAAGGACGCCGACGTCGTCATCTGGGACAAGTACCCGCTCTCGTCCTACGCCACGCCGGAAAAGGTCTTCATCGACGGCGACCTCTTCTTCGACAAGAGCCTG
- the folP gene encoding dihydropteroate synthase yields MARPRFTWDLGRRKLALGERTLVMGVVNVTPDSFSDGGKFFCADKATAHALRLLDEGADLLDLGGESTRPGAHAGTTEAAVSAEEELARVLPVLERVKRERPSAVLSVDTYKNEVARATVAAGADVVNDVSGLTWDTKMAETLAGLQCGVLLMHTRGRPDEWKSLPPLNDPFAEVRRGLEQVAAHATRAGIAKDRIVLDPGFGFGKRFDENVPLLARLDEFAALGFPLAGGTSRKSFLGRLLAREGADAPPDQRLHASVAAAVLSIMKGAHIVRVHDVKETVEAARVADAVLAQR; encoded by the coding sequence ATGGCCCGACCGCGCTTCACTTGGGACCTCGGCCGCCGCAAGCTCGCGCTCGGCGAGCGCACGCTCGTCATGGGCGTGGTCAACGTCACGCCCGACTCGTTCTCCGACGGCGGCAAGTTCTTCTGCGCCGACAAAGCCACCGCGCACGCGCTGCGGCTGCTCGACGAAGGCGCCGACCTGCTCGACCTCGGCGGCGAATCCACGCGCCCGGGCGCGCACGCCGGAACCACCGAAGCCGCGGTCAGCGCGGAAGAAGAGCTGGCTCGCGTCCTGCCGGTGCTCGAGCGCGTGAAGCGCGAGCGGCCATCCGCGGTGCTTTCGGTGGACACCTACAAGAATGAGGTCGCGCGCGCGACCGTCGCCGCCGGCGCCGACGTCGTCAACGACGTCAGCGGGCTGACCTGGGACACGAAGATGGCAGAAACACTCGCCGGCCTGCAGTGCGGCGTGCTCCTGATGCACACGCGCGGCCGTCCTGACGAGTGGAAGTCGCTGCCGCCGCTGAACGATCCCTTCGCGGAAGTGCGGCGCGGCCTCGAGCAAGTCGCCGCGCACGCCACGCGCGCGGGGATCGCGAAGGACCGCATCGTGCTCGACCCCGGCTTCGGCTTCGGCAAGCGCTTCGACGAGAACGTGCCGCTGCTGGCGCGCTTGGACGAGTTCGCCGCGCTCGGCTTCCCGCTCGCCGGCGGCACCTCGCGCAAATCCTTCCTCGGGCGCCTCCTCGCCCGCGAGGGCGCGGACGCCCCGCCTGACCAGCGCCTGCACGCTTCGGTCGCCGCCGCCGTGCTCTCCATCATGAAAGGCGCGCACATCGTGCGCGTGCACGACGTGAAGGAGACGGTAGAAGCAGCCAGGGTGGCAGACGCAGTCTTGGCACAGCGCTGA